A window from Fragaria vesca subsp. vesca linkage group LG5, FraVesHawaii_1.0, whole genome shotgun sequence encodes these proteins:
- the LOC101309258 gene encoding probable mitochondrial adenine nucleotide transporter BTL3-like — protein sequence MPHSELSCSDPNNPGLFVTGGLFLEPTIPKSLLNSVSFRKTSNAVVSGSGYGTRLRLAGGGSAFLSVSLRSDGVVRVAKEECLVQNGDEEAAAAVVVVVGEVKRERVGVRRGRAMNTTKHLWAGAIAAMVSRTFVAPLERLKLEYIVRGERRHLFELVKSIAVSQGVRGFWKGNLVNILRTAPFKAINFYAYDTYRKQLLRFWGNKETTNFERFVAGAAAGITATIMCLPLDTIRTKLVAPGGESLGGVIGAFRHMIQTEGFFSLYKGLVPSIASMAPSGAVFYGVYDILKSAYLHSPDGRKRILKMSQHGEHLNAFDQLELGPVRTLLYGAIAGACAEAATYPFEVVRRQLQLQSQATKMSALATCIKIVERGGVPALYAGLVPSLLQVLPSASISYFVYEFMKIVLKVE from the exons ATGCCACACTCCGAGCTCTCTTGCTCTGACCCCAACAACCCCGGCCTTTTCGTCACCGGCGGTTTGTTCCTGGAGCCCACAATCCCCAAATCGTTACTCAATTCCGTCTCGTTTAGAAAAACCTCAAACGCCGTCGTGTCCGGGTCGGGTTATGGGACCCGGTTGAGATTGGCGGGCGGCGGAAGTGCGTTTTTGTCGGTGAGTTTGAGAAGCGATGGGGTTGTTCGGGTGGCGAAAGAGGAGTGTTTGGTGCAGAACGGCGACGAGGAAGCGGCGGCGGCGGTGGTGGTGGTGGTTGGAGAGGTGAAGAGAGAGAGAGTTGGGGTTAGGAGAGGTAGGGCCATGAACACCACCAAGCATTTGTGGGCTGGTGCCATTGCCGCCATGGTTTCCAG AACGTTTGTCGCGCCGCTAGAGAGACTAAAGCTGGAGTATATAGTTCGGGGTGAACGGAGGCATCTATTTGAGCTTGTTAAGAGCATAGCGGTGTCTCAGGGCGTGAGGGGCTTTTGGAAGGGGAACCTAGTCAATATTCTTCGCACGGCTCCGTTTAAAGCAATCAATTTCTATGCATATGATACTTACAGAAAACAGTTGCTTAGATTTTGGGGGAATAAGGAGACTACTAATTTCGAGAGGTTTGTGGCTGGTGCTGCAGCTGGAATTACTGCTACCATAATGTGCTTACCTCTTGACACG ATTCGAACTAAGCTAGTGGCTCCTGGTGGGGAATCCTTGGGTGGTGTCATTGGTGCTTTCCGCCACATGATCCAGACTGAAGGGTTCTTTTCCCTTTATAAGGGCCTAGTACCATCCATAGCAAGCATGGCACCTTCAGGTGCAGTTTTCTATGGTGTGTATGATATACTAAAGTCAGCTTACTTGCATTCACCGGATGGAAGGAAAAGAATTTTAAAAATGAGCCAGCATGGCGAGCACCTGAACGCTTTTGATCAACTGGAGTTGGGACCGGTTAGGACATTACTCTATGGAGCTATTGCTGGTGCCTGTGCAGAAGCTGCCACTTATCCATTTGAAGTTGTGAGGAGACAGCTTCAATTGCAATCCCAGGCTACTAAAATGAGTGCCTTGGCGACTTGTATTAAGATCGTTGAACGAGGAGGGGTCCCAGCACTCTATGCAGGACTTGTTCCCAGCTTGCTACAG GTACTTCCTTCGGCTTCAATAAGTTATTTTGTCTATGAGTTCATGAAAATTGTTCTCAAGGTAGAATGA